Proteins co-encoded in one Anolis carolinensis isolate JA03-04 unplaced genomic scaffold, rAnoCar3.1.pri scaffold_9, whole genome shotgun sequence genomic window:
- the ccdc102a gene encoding coiled-coil domain-containing protein 102A, which yields MSQSAGSHLSGSPQLSPSGLLALLGTSQPERMSLSDSMPPTPKSGTPSPGPSPLSLSLLSPGCLEGGDWESREELRLRELEEARARAAQMEKTMRWWSDCTANWREKWSKVRAERNKAREEVRHLRLKLENLGKELTGLKRERQEALNEKEQLGKELARLKADCGSKEEEEKEKELDNRVASEKESQAAPEQEPVRDPGSEKVPKNKEFELMENLLKSKQDGPEFWDQRSAVSVRSSLARQERNRLLWEDASANEDEAAKITALRLRLDESQKVLLKEREDKMSLSRNIEKLEAELSQWKVKYEELNKNKQEVLKQLNILKEIHQDELGRISEDLEDELGARSSMDKKLAELRSEMERLQAENAAEWGKRERLETEKLNLERENKKLRAQIEDLEEVLARKRRQAVSALDTDFRTVQAELFEKNKELADLKHVHAKLKKQCQEKMAELAHANRRVEQHEAEVKKLRLRVEELKKELAQAEDELDEAHNQARKLQRSLDEQTEQGENLQVQLEHLQSRLRRQQSIPLFGKIRGSRFGPDDPGDGTSDLDEDEDLQIQVP from the exons ATGAGCCAGAGTGCCGGTTCCCACCTGTCCGGTTCGCCCCAGCTCTCCCCAAGCGGCCTCCTGGCCCTCCTGGGCACCTCCCAGCCGGAGCGCATGAGCCTCTCGGACTCCATGCCGCCCACGCCGAAGAGCGGCACCCCGTCTCCGGGCCCGTCCCCGCTCTCGCTCTCGCTGCTGAGCCCCGGGTGCCTCGAGGGGGGCGACTGGGAGAGCCGGGAGGAGCTGCGCCTGCGCGAGCTGGAGGAGGCCCGGGCGCGGGCGGCCCAGATGGAGAAGACCATGCGCTGGTGGTCGGACTGCACGGCCAACTGGCGGGAGAAGTGGAGCAAGGTGCGGGCCGAGCGCAACAAGGCCCGGGAGGAGGTGCGGCACCTGCGGCTGAAGCTGGAGAACCTGGGCAAGGAGCTGACCGGCCTCAAGCGGGAGAGGCAGGAGGCCCTCAACGAGAAGGAGCAGCTGGGCAAGGAGCTGGCCCGGCTCAAAGCGGACTGCggcagcaaggaggaggaggagaaggagaaggagctcGACAACCGCGTGGCCTCCGAGAAGGAGAGCCAGGCCGCCCCGGAGCAGGAACCCGTGCGAGACCCGGGCTCCGAGAAGGTGCCCAAGAACAAG GAGTTTGAGCTGATGGAGAACCTGCTGAAGAGCAAGCAAGACGGGCCGGAGTTCTGGGACCAGCGGAGTGCGGTCAGTGTCCGGTCATCCCTGGCGCGCCAGGAGAGGAACCGGCTGCTCTGGGAAGACGCCTCCGCCAACGAGGACGAGGCCGCCAAGATCACCGCACTCCGGCTGCGCCTGGACGAGTCCCAAAAGGTCCTCCTCAAGGAGCGGGA GGACAAGATGTCTCTCAGCAGGAACATTGAGAAGCTGGAAGCGGAGCTGAGCCAGTGGAAGGTCAAGTACGAGGAGCTGAACAAGAACAAGCAAGAGGTTCTGAAGCAG CTGAATATCCTGAAAGAAATCCACCAGGATGAGCTGGGACGCATCTCCGAGGACCTGGAAGATGAGCTGGGAGCGCGGTCGAGCATGGACAAGAAGCTGGCGGAGTTGCGCTCCGAG ATGGAGCGCCTCCAGGCCGAAAACGCGGCCGAGTGGGGCAAGCGGGAGCGCCTGGAGACGGAGAAGCTGAACCTAGAGCGGGAGAACAAGAAGCTCCGGGCGCAGATCGAGGACCTGGAGGAGGTTCTGGCCCGGAAGCGGAGGCAGGCCGTCAGCGCCCTGGACACCGATTTCAGGACCGTCCAGGCGGAGCTCTTCGAGAAGAACAAG GAACTGGCGGACCTGAAGCATGTGCACGCCAAGCTGAAGAAGCAGTGCCAGGAGAAGATGGCGGAGCTGGCGCACGCCAACCGGAGGGTGGAGCAGCACGAGGCCGAGGTCAAGAAGCTGCGCCTTCGAGTGGAAGAGCTCAAGAAGGAACTGGCCCAAGCCGAGGACGAG CTCGATGAGGCCCACAACCAGGCCAGGAAGCTACAGCGGTCGCTGGATGAGCAGACGGAGCAAGGAGAGAACCTCCAGGTCCAGCTGGAACACCTCCAGTCCAG